A genomic segment from Polyangium mundeleinium encodes:
- the glmS gene encoding glutamine--fructose-6-phosphate transaminase (isomerizing), translating into MCGIVGYVGTRHAAPIIVDGLRKLEYRGYDSAGVAIHDGHSIEIVRTLGKLARLGDALEKRPLAGSTGIGHTRWATHGRPSEANAHPHSAGPVAVVHNGIIENHVAVRQELEADGVKFLSDTDTEIVAHLIHRELTRGKKPLFTAVQAALRHVVGAYAIAVVSREEPDVVVVARHGSPLVVGLGEGEMLCGSDIPALLAHTRSMIFLEDGDVAELRASGVRCETVSGEVVTRKAKHIDWSPVQAERGGYKHFMRKEIHEQPEVVEATLRGRIDLAEGDVYAAEMGVTPEVAKSIRRVYFVACGTSHHAAIAGRYWMEQLAKVPSVVELASEVRYREPLFYPDDLVIAVSQSGETADTLAAVKAAKAGGARILAVANVLDSAIPRMADGALYTHAGPEIGVASTKCFTTQLAALLLLAVYMGRRRSTLPQERAQKVLQALWEIPSHQREILGDADYVHAIAKKLVHAKDVLFLGRGLGFPIALEGALKLKEISYAHAEGYAAGEMKHGPIALIDEQLPIVAVCPRDAQYEKMLSNLQEVRAREGQVIAIATKGDEPMLELAQHIVWIPKAPDEVMPLLTVLPLQLIAYFVANLKGNDVDQPRNLAKTVTVE; encoded by the coding sequence ATGTGCGGGATCGTGGGTTACGTCGGGACGCGGCATGCGGCCCCCATCATCGTCGACGGGTTGCGGAAGCTCGAGTACCGGGGGTACGACTCGGCCGGCGTCGCCATCCATGACGGCCATTCCATCGAGATCGTGCGGACGCTGGGCAAGCTCGCGCGACTCGGGGATGCGCTGGAGAAGCGGCCCCTCGCGGGCTCGACGGGCATCGGGCACACGCGCTGGGCGACGCACGGCCGCCCGAGCGAGGCGAACGCGCACCCGCACTCGGCCGGCCCGGTCGCCGTCGTGCACAACGGCATCATCGAGAACCACGTGGCCGTGCGGCAGGAGCTCGAAGCCGACGGGGTGAAGTTCCTCTCGGACACGGACACGGAGATCGTCGCGCACCTCATCCACCGGGAGCTGACGCGCGGGAAGAAGCCGCTTTTCACCGCGGTGCAGGCGGCGCTCCGGCACGTCGTGGGCGCGTACGCGATCGCCGTGGTGTCGCGCGAGGAGCCGGACGTGGTGGTCGTGGCGCGGCACGGCTCGCCGCTCGTCGTGGGCCTCGGCGAGGGCGAGATGCTCTGCGGCAGCGACATCCCGGCGCTGCTCGCGCACACGCGCTCGATGATCTTCCTGGAGGACGGGGACGTGGCGGAGCTGCGCGCCTCGGGCGTGCGTTGCGAGACCGTCAGCGGCGAGGTCGTGACGCGCAAGGCGAAGCACATCGACTGGAGCCCGGTCCAGGCCGAGCGTGGCGGCTACAAGCATTTCATGCGCAAAGAGATCCACGAGCAGCCGGAGGTCGTGGAGGCGACCCTGCGCGGCCGGATCGACCTCGCCGAGGGCGACGTGTACGCCGCCGAGATGGGCGTGACGCCGGAGGTGGCGAAGTCGATCCGGCGCGTGTACTTCGTGGCCTGCGGGACGAGCCACCACGCGGCGATCGCCGGTCGTTACTGGATGGAGCAGCTCGCGAAGGTGCCCTCGGTCGTGGAGCTCGCGAGCGAGGTGCGCTACCGCGAGCCCCTCTTCTATCCGGACGATCTGGTGATCGCGGTGAGCCAGTCGGGCGAGACGGCCGATACGCTGGCGGCGGTGAAGGCGGCGAAGGCGGGCGGCGCGCGGATCCTCGCGGTGGCGAACGTGCTCGACAGCGCGATCCCGCGGATGGCCGACGGCGCGCTCTACACGCACGCGGGCCCCGAGATCGGCGTGGCCTCGACGAAATGCTTCACGACACAGCTCGCGGCGCTCCTCTTGCTCGCCGTGTACATGGGCCGGCGGCGCAGCACGTTGCCGCAGGAGCGCGCGCAGAAGGTGCTGCAGGCGTTGTGGGAGATCCCGAGCCACCAGCGCGAGATCCTCGGCGACGCCGATTACGTGCACGCCATCGCGAAGAAGCTCGTGCACGCGAAGGACGTGCTCTTCCTCGGCCGCGGGCTTGGCTTCCCGATCGCGCTCGAAGGGGCGCTCAAGCTGAAAGAGATCTCCTACGCGCACGCCGAGGGCTACGCGGCCGGCGAGATGAAGCACGGCCCGATCGCGCTGATCGACGAGCAGCTCCCGATCGTCGCGGTATGCCCGCGCGACGCGCAATACGAGAAGATGCTCTCGAACCTGCAGGAGGTCCGGGCCCGCGAGGGTCAGGTCATCGCCATTGCCACGAAGGGCGACGAGCCGATGCTGGAGCTCGCGCAGCACATCGTGTGGATCCCGAAAGCGCCGGACGAGGTGATGCCGCTCCTCACGGTGCTGCCGCTCCAGCTCATTGCGTATTTCGTGGCGAACCTGAAAGGCAACGACGTCGACCAGCCGCGCAACCTCGCGAAGACGGTCACCGTCGAATGA
- a CDS encoding DUF2795 domain-containing protein — translation MAEKNKDESKGTMTVQEAGHLGGKEVQHQRDLRDRKEVRGQAYDKPGPPEGTAFGIGAITQALSGLAFPVTKQDLLARAGNQTIEYRKGQPVSLRQIIEDLEDESFPSMANVVQAVSGALKEEGLSGGGKDEKAA, via the coding sequence ATGGCCGAAAAAAACAAGGATGAGAGCAAGGGCACGATGACCGTCCAAGAGGCGGGTCACCTCGGCGGCAAGGAGGTTCAACACCAGCGAGACCTCCGCGATCGGAAGGAGGTCCGCGGACAGGCCTACGACAAGCCGGGGCCGCCCGAGGGGACGGCGTTCGGCATCGGCGCGATCACGCAGGCGCTCTCCGGCCTGGCGTTCCCCGTGACGAAGCAAGACCTGCTCGCGCGGGCGGGCAACCAGACGATCGAGTATCGCAAGGGGCAGCCCGTCTCGCTTCGCCAGATCATCGAGGATCTCGAAGACGAGTCGTTCCCCTCGATGGCGAACGTCGTTCAGGCGGTGAGCGGCGCCCTCAAGGAAGAGGGGCTCAGCGGCGGTGGGAAAGACGAGAAGGCGGCCTGA